The following proteins are co-located in the Dromiciops gliroides isolate mDroGli1 chromosome 2, mDroGli1.pri, whole genome shotgun sequence genome:
- the SNAP25 gene encoding synaptosomal-associated protein 25 isoform X1, with protein MAEDADMRNELEEMQRRADQLADESLESTRRMLQLVEESKDAGIRTLVMLDEQGEQLERIEEGMDQINKDMKEAEKNLTDLGKFCGLCVCPCNKLKSSDAYKKAWGNNQDGVVASQPARVVDEREQMAISGGFIRRVTNDARENEMDENLEQVSGIIGNLRHMALDMGNEIDTQNRQIDRIMEKADSNKTRIDEANQRATKMLGSG; from the exons ATGGCAGAAGACGCTGATATGCGCAATGAGCTGGAAGAGATGCAGCGACGGGCCGACCAGCTGGCCGATGAG tctctCGAAAGCACCCGCCGTATGCTCCAACTTGTTGAAGAG AGTAAAGATGCTGGTATCAGGACTTTGGTTATGTTGGATGAACAAGGAG AACAACTGGAACGCATCGAGGAGGGAATGGACCAAATCAATAAGgacatgaaagaagcagaaaagaatTTGACGGACCTAGGAAAATTCTGTGGGCTTTGTGTGTGTCCCTGTAACAA GCTTAAGTCAAGCGATGCTTACAAAAAAGCCTGGGGCAATAATCAAGATGGAGTTGTTGCCAGCCAACCTGCTCGTGTGGTGGATGAACGAGAGCAGATGGCCATCAGTGGTGGTTTTATCCGCAG GGTAACAAATGATGCCCgagaaaatgaaatggatgaaaaccTGGAGCAGGTGAGCGGCATCATTGGAAATCTCCGTCATATGGCCCTGGACATGGGTAATGAGATTGACACACAGAATCGCCAGATTGACAGGATCATGGAGAAG gcTGATTCCAACAAAACCAGGATTGATGAAGCCAACCAACGTGCAACAAAGATGCTGGGCAGTGGTTAA
- the SNAP25 gene encoding synaptosomal-associated protein 25 isoform X2, whose product MAEDADMRNELEEMQRRADQLADESLESTRRMLQLVEESKDAGIRTLVMLDEQGEQLDRVEEGMNHINQDMKEAEKNLKDLGKCCGLFICPCNKLKSSDAYKKAWGNNQDGVVASQPARVVDEREQMAISGGFIRRVTNDARENEMDENLEQVSGIIGNLRHMALDMGNEIDTQNRQIDRIMEKADSNKTRIDEANQRATKMLGSG is encoded by the exons ATGGCAGAAGACGCTGATATGCGCAATGAGCTGGAAGAGATGCAGCGACGGGCCGACCAGCTGGCCGATGAG tctctCGAAAGCACCCGCCGTATGCTCCAACTTGTTGAAGAG AGTAAAGATGCTGGTATCAGGACTTTGGTTATGTTGGATGAACAAGGAG AACAACTCGATCGTGTTGAAGAAGGCATGAACCATATCAACCAAGACATGAAGGAGGCcgagaaaaatttaaaagatttaggGAAATGCTGTGGCCTTTTCATATGTCCTTGTAACAA GCTTAAGTCAAGCGATGCTTACAAAAAAGCCTGGGGCAATAATCAAGATGGAGTTGTTGCCAGCCAACCTGCTCGTGTGGTGGATGAACGAGAGCAGATGGCCATCAGTGGTGGTTTTATCCGCAG GGTAACAAATGATGCCCgagaaaatgaaatggatgaaaaccTGGAGCAGGTGAGCGGCATCATTGGAAATCTCCGTCATATGGCCCTGGACATGGGTAATGAGATTGACACACAGAATCGCCAGATTGACAGGATCATGGAGAAG gcTGATTCCAACAAAACCAGGATTGATGAAGCCAACCAACGTGCAACAAAGATGCTGGGCAGTGGTTAA